In the genome of Nonlabens sp. MB-3u-79, one region contains:
- a CDS encoding MarR family winged helix-turn-helix transcriptional regulator produces the protein MNKQDQLKLSSQVCFPIYSVSRLLTKSYKPYLDKMGITYPQYLVLLVLWENDEVTVNQITDKLLLNTNTVSPLLKRMQQSHLIERHRCTNDERRVIIQLTDKGKELKKEAIPIPEKLLQTLLTANIELPDIINLKELLEEWIGILGEQKQKQ, from the coding sequence ATGAATAAGCAAGACCAATTAAAATTGAGCAGTCAGGTTTGTTTTCCGATCTATTCGGTTTCTAGATTATTGACTAAATCATACAAGCCTTATTTAGATAAAATGGGGATTACATATCCTCAATATTTGGTGCTGTTGGTACTTTGGGAAAATGATGAAGTGACCGTCAATCAAATCACTGATAAATTACTCTTAAATACCAATACGGTATCACCGTTATTAAAACGAATGCAGCAGTCTCATCTTATCGAACGACATCGTTGCACGAATGATGAACGTCGTGTGATTATTCAACTCACTGACAAAGGAAAAGAACTTAAAAAAGAAGCGATTCCTATACCTGAAAAATTATTACAAACCTTGCTCACAGCAAATATAGAATTACCAGATATCATTAATTTAAAGGAATTATTGGAAGAATGGATTGGAATACTGGGAGAACAAAAACAAAAACAATAA
- a CDS encoding NAD(P)H-dependent oxidoreductase, with protein MELLERLEWRYAAKAMSGEKVPQEKIDNILEAARLAATSSGLQPFEIYVVTNQEVKEKIRPVAWNQSTVTDCSHLLVFAAWDTYTADRINYMFDLTNTKRGFKNEGWENYRQQLLSTYPQQDAEVNFNHAAKQAYIAFSHALIAAAFEEVDATPMEGFDADAVDEILGLRAKGLRSTVLLPIGYRKPSEDWLVNLEKVRKSTEEMVTNID; from the coding sequence ATGGAATTATTAGAAAGATTAGAGTGGCGCTACGCGGCAAAAGCTATGAGTGGAGAAAAAGTGCCACAAGAGAAAATAGATAACATACTAGAGGCGGCAAGACTTGCAGCAACATCTAGTGGATTACAACCTTTTGAAATTTATGTGGTAACCAACCAAGAAGTTAAAGAGAAAATTAGGCCTGTAGCTTGGAATCAGTCCACCGTAACCGATTGTTCTCATTTATTAGTTTTTGCAGCTTGGGATACCTACACAGCAGACCGTATCAATTACATGTTTGATTTAACCAATACAAAACGTGGTTTTAAAAATGAAGGATGGGAAAATTACCGCCAGCAACTTTTAAGCACTTACCCACAACAAGATGCTGAGGTAAACTTTAATCATGCGGCCAAACAGGCTTATATCGCTTTTTCACATGCCTTAATTGCTGCTGCTTTTGAAGAAGTAGATGCCACACCTATGGAAGGCTTTGATGCAGACGCCGTTGATGAGATTTTAGGATTGAGAGCAAAAGGCTTAAGATCTACAGTATTACTTCCTATAGGTTATAGAAAGCCATCAGAAGACTGGTTGGTCAACTTAGAAAAGGTAAGAAAGAGTACCGAAGAGATGGTTACCAACATAGACTAA
- a CDS encoding type 1 glutamine amidotransferase domain-containing protein, translated as MKKLKYTVIVLALFAAIGCKDQNEKATSADLNNSNNLKKENNMKVLFVLTSHDQLGDTGKKTGFWVEEFAGPYYTLKDKGVEITLATPKGGKAPIDPSSDSPDAATEFTKRFDKDEEAQELINTTHQLADVNAADYDAVFYPGGHGPLWDLANDATSIKLIETFNSQEKPVGFVCHAPAALKSVKGTDGNPLVKGKKVTGFTNTEEEAVQLTDVVPFLVEDMLKENGGIYSKGADWSAYALQDGNLITGQNPASSVLVAEKLFAAIK; from the coding sequence TTGAAAAAATTAAAATATACAGTTATTGTACTTGCCTTGTTTGCAGCAATAGGTTGTAAAGATCAAAACGAAAAGGCAACTAGTGCCGATTTAAATAATAGTAATAATCTTAAAAAAGAAAACAATATGAAAGTTTTATTTGTATTAACATCACACGATCAACTAGGAGACACTGGTAAAAAAACAGGATTTTGGGTAGAAGAATTCGCAGGCCCATACTACACCTTAAAAGATAAAGGTGTTGAAATTACATTAGCAACGCCTAAAGGTGGAAAAGCACCTATAGATCCAAGTAGTGATTCTCCAGATGCAGCAACAGAATTTACCAAGAGATTTGATAAAGACGAAGAAGCTCAAGAGCTCATCAATACCACACATCAACTAGCAGATGTCAATGCTGCAGATTATGACGCGGTATTTTATCCTGGTGGACACGGACCTTTATGGGATCTTGCTAACGACGCAACATCTATCAAGTTGATCGAAACTTTTAACAGTCAAGAAAAACCAGTAGGCTTTGTATGTCACGCTCCAGCAGCATTGAAAAGTGTTAAAGGAACTGATGGCAATCCATTAGTGAAAGGAAAGAAAGTAACTGGATTTACCAACACAGAAGAAGAAGCGGTGCAACTTACTGATGTAGTGCCATTTCTAGTAGAAGACATGCTTAAAGAAAACGGCGGTATTTATTCTAAAGGCGCTGACTGGTCAGCTTACGCATTACAAGACGGTAATTTGATCACAGGGCAAAATCCTGCCTCCTCGGTATTGGTAGCAGAAAAACTATTTGCTGCGATCAAATAA
- a CDS encoding L-serine ammonia-lyase, with amino-acid sequence MTQNSPAKIEAISVFDMLKIGVGPSSSHTLGPWRAARHFLAKLKDKNRLQLVKSIEVDLYGSLSLTGKGHATDLACILGLTNADPETCAIDEIPEIIDYITNQKLLQLDGVHLISFDPKTQIHFHRNFLPFHPNGFRFKAILNDEKVVFETYYSIGGGFFVQKERKRSAKQVALFECFPRPIEKASELLAYCERDQMSVSQVVLQNEEYLRSPEEIDELFRKIWDVMLDSIYTGCHTEGILPGGLNVRRRAFDTHERLQKGTPYTNKEEWVEAIRNTEVKFREILKWVSCFALAVNEVNASLGRVVTAPTNGSAGVIPAVMMYYMTIENHDANFDDVKKFLLVAGEIGALFKKGATISAAMGGCQAEIGVSSAMAAGALTELMGGTPAQVLIASEIAMEHHLGLTCDPIGGLVQIPCIERNAMGAIKAINACEMALDTDAKNAKVPLDKVIETMWQTAQDMNTKYKETSEGGLAVNVALSDC; translated from the coding sequence CTGAAAGACAAAAATAGATTGCAATTGGTGAAATCCATAGAAGTGGACCTTTACGGCTCCTTATCCTTAACGGGTAAAGGACATGCCACAGATCTCGCTTGTATTTTAGGACTCACTAACGCAGATCCAGAGACTTGTGCGATTGATGAAATCCCTGAAATTATAGATTATATAACCAATCAAAAGTTATTGCAACTCGACGGGGTTCATTTGATCTCCTTCGATCCTAAAACACAGATTCATTTCCATCGTAACTTTCTTCCTTTCCATCCCAATGGATTTCGCTTTAAAGCCATCTTAAATGATGAAAAGGTTGTTTTTGAGACTTATTACAGTATAGGAGGTGGTTTTTTTGTGCAAAAAGAGCGTAAAAGATCTGCAAAACAAGTGGCTCTTTTTGAGTGTTTCCCAAGACCTATTGAAAAGGCAAGCGAACTACTGGCTTATTGTGAACGTGATCAAATGTCAGTTTCACAGGTTGTTCTGCAAAATGAAGAATACCTTCGGAGCCCAGAAGAGATCGATGAGCTATTTCGTAAAATTTGGGACGTCATGTTAGACTCTATATATACCGGTTGTCATACAGAAGGAATACTTCCTGGCGGTCTCAACGTACGAAGAAGGGCTTTTGATACCCATGAGCGTTTGCAAAAGGGAACACCTTATACCAATAAAGAAGAGTGGGTAGAAGCCATACGCAATACAGAGGTGAAGTTTAGAGAAATTCTCAAATGGGTTTCTTGTTTTGCCCTTGCTGTTAACGAGGTAAATGCCTCTTTAGGTCGTGTGGTTACCGCACCTACCAATGGAAGTGCCGGAGTAATTCCTGCCGTAATGATGTATTATATGACCATTGAAAATCACGATGCCAACTTTGATGACGTCAAGAAGTTTTTATTGGTTGCAGGGGAAATAGGTGCCCTTTTCAAAAAAGGAGCTACCATCAGTGCTGCAATGGGTGGCTGTCAAGCAGAGATAGGAGTGAGCAGTGCCATGGCTGCTGGCGCATTAACAGAGCTTATGGGTGGCACACCAGCTCAAGTACTTATAGCTAGTGAAATCGCCATGGAACATCACCTAGGATTAACTTGTGATCCTATAGGTGGATTAGTCCAAATCCCTTGTATTGAACGCAATGCGATGGGTGCTATTAAAGCGATCAATGCCTGTGAGATGGCACTAGATACAGATGCTAAAAATGCCAAAGTACCATTAGATAAAGTCATAGAAACTATGTGGCAAACGGCACAAGACATGAATACTAAATATAAAGAAACCAGTGAAGGAGGACTTGCTGTTAATGTGGCACTTTCTGATTGTTGA
- a CDS encoding PH domain-containing protein — protein MTNDQILADRLPNIEEADFQKHPKRFLNKKLISKVIFFLPLLVGVGVLYFLVEDKAWLWKAALAAWLFLFLTTVFLAYKEYFVRGYVLREQDITYKKGWLFHSQTTVPFNRIQHTEIKHGPIDRLFKLCELDIFTAGGSASDLSISGLDPEDAAKLKDYISGKLSVHA, from the coding sequence ATGACAAACGATCAAATCCTCGCTGACCGATTACCGAACATAGAAGAAGCTGATTTCCAAAAACATCCCAAAAGATTTTTAAACAAAAAACTGATCTCCAAAGTGATCTTTTTCTTGCCCTTGCTAGTGGGTGTAGGGGTGTTGTACTTTCTAGTAGAAGATAAAGCTTGGTTGTGGAAAGCAGCACTAGCAGCATGGTTATTCTTGTTCTTAACAACTGTTTTTTTAGCGTACAAAGAGTATTTTGTTAGGGGTTATGTATTGCGAGAACAAGATATTACTTACAAAAAAGGCTGGTTGTTCCACAGTCAAACGACCGTTCCTTTTAATAGAATTCAACATACAGAAATCAAACACGGTCCTATAGATCGCTTGTTTAAACTTTGTGAACTGGACATATTTACAGCCGGTGGAAGCGCCAGTGATTTGAGCATTAGTGGGCTGGACCCTGAAGACGCTGCAAAATTAAAGGACTATATTTCTGGAAAACTGTCGGTACATGCTTGA
- a CDS encoding PH domain-containing protein, translating to MLDLTTPQRQSKKIILFYLFKSIKGLILYFLFAAIGTKSMGEYGWYMNAFIAFIAVMSLLSPVLKYLYFTFHIEDDELIIQKGFLQKERKAIPLERIQSININQNVVQRILGIVSLEVDTAGSKTKELEIPGLERSFASQFKELLQERKEEIVEEVSEATANERSIFKHTSEGEQESDTEEGHLSAAYEHSNKTLQDKTEVAILQLSIFDLLKVGITQNHLKSGGLAIGVAFGSWYKIKDIVEQYFGEWLQQFSFENVVSGTSIGLAVAAVISFLFFSVVISMLLAINKYWDFSIVKKGTDLEVKMGLFNKNEIKIPLSKVQILEFHSNPLRKLLNFQTAQIYQAQSTDNKLGSVSVPACKEEHRVLLQHLIFKQPVEETEQELHCNPFSYARLAFYVISVVAIPLIGAGVYFEAYAGIGLVIAISFFLVFAAFMYGKNSKVIKDDDFVVFKKGWIFPQIIISPVFKTQAVEKWRSVFLQRRREAHFKLHSAAGTRGLRYLEEVAINKLINTINNEVIGSEEKWM from the coding sequence ATGCTTGATTTAACTACACCCCAAAGGCAGAGCAAAAAGATCATTCTATTCTACTTGTTCAAGAGTATAAAAGGCTTGATTCTTTACTTTTTGTTTGCCGCTATTGGAACGAAATCCATGGGAGAATATGGCTGGTACATGAACGCCTTTATCGCTTTTATTGCGGTGATGTCACTGCTATCTCCTGTTCTTAAATACCTTTATTTTACCTTTCACATAGAAGATGATGAATTGATTATTCAAAAAGGATTCTTGCAAAAGGAACGAAAAGCAATTCCTTTAGAACGCATTCAGTCTATCAATATCAATCAAAATGTGGTACAACGTATTTTAGGAATTGTTTCTCTAGAGGTAGATACGGCTGGATCCAAAACTAAGGAGTTGGAAATCCCAGGACTAGAGCGATCCTTTGCTAGCCAATTCAAGGAGCTGCTTCAAGAACGCAAAGAGGAGATTGTTGAGGAAGTTAGTGAAGCAACTGCAAATGAGAGAAGTATTTTTAAACATACTTCTGAAGGAGAACAGGAATCCGATACAGAAGAGGGGCATTTAAGCGCTGCGTATGAACACTCCAACAAAACCTTACAAGACAAGACAGAAGTTGCGATTCTCCAATTGAGTATTTTTGATCTTTTAAAAGTAGGAATTACTCAAAATCATTTGAAAAGTGGAGGTCTCGCAATTGGAGTTGCCTTTGGTAGTTGGTACAAAATAAAAGATATAGTAGAACAATATTTTGGAGAATGGCTGCAGCAATTCTCTTTTGAAAATGTTGTTTCAGGAACAAGTATAGGACTTGCCGTTGCCGCTGTGATTTCTTTCTTGTTTTTCTCAGTGGTGATCAGCATGTTATTGGCCATCAATAAATATTGGGATTTTAGTATTGTTAAAAAAGGAACCGATCTCGAAGTGAAAATGGGGCTCTTTAATAAAAATGAAATTAAAATACCACTGAGTAAAGTTCAGATTTTAGAATTCCATTCCAATCCATTGAGAAAACTACTAAACTTTCAGACGGCTCAAATATATCAAGCACAATCTACCGACAACAAGTTGGGCAGTGTTTCTGTACCCGCTTGTAAAGAAGAACATAGGGTTTTACTACAACATTTGATTTTTAAACAACCGGTGGAAGAAACGGAGCAAGAACTTCATTGCAATCCTTTTTCTTATGCTCGATTGGCGTTTTATGTCATTTCTGTAGTTGCAATACCACTAATAGGAGCTGGTGTTTATTTTGAAGCATATGCGGGAATAGGGCTGGTGATCGCTATTTCATTCTTTTTAGTTTTTGCAGCCTTCATGTATGGGAAGAATAGTAAAGTCATTAAAGATGATGATTTTGTGGTTTTTAAGAAAGGATGGATTTTCCCGCAAATCATTATTTCACCAGTTTTTAAAACTCAAGCGGTAGAAAAATGGCGTAGTGTTTTTTTACAACGCAGAAGAGAAGCACACTTTAAACTTCATAGTGCCGCTGGAACACGAGGTCTTAGATACCTGGAGGAAGTTGCCATAAATAAATTGATCAACACGATCAATAATGAAGTGATTGGTAGTGAAGAGAAATGGATGTAG